In Sander vitreus isolate 19-12246 chromosome 7, sanVit1, whole genome shotgun sequence, a genomic segment contains:
- the LOC144520684 gene encoding transketolase-like has translation MEDYHKPDQQTVQALRNIATRLRINSIKATTAAGSGHPTSCCSVAEIMSVLFFHTMKYRPEDPRNPNNDRFILSKGHAAPVLYAVWSETGYLKENELLNLRKVDSILEGHPVPKQQFVDVATGSLGQGLGAACGMAYTGKYFDKASYQVFCLLGDGELSEGSVWEAMAFASYYQLDNLVAILDINRLGQSDPAPLQHHVEKYQRRCEAFGWHAIIVDGHSVEELCKVLSQPRHQPLAIIAKTIKGKGIPAAEDKMGWHGKPLPKDMADSVIKEMQSRIISCNKRLYPAPPTEDASPVSLRNIRMPSAPSYKTGDKIATRKAYGMALAKLGRYNDQVVALDGDTKNSTFSELFKNEHPNRYVECYIAEQNMVSVAIGCAVRDRNVVFASTFATFFSRAYDQLRMASISESNINLCGSHCGVSIGEDGPSQMGLEDLAMFRAIPTATVFYPSDGVSTEKAVELAANTKGLCFIRTSRPENNIIYSCNEDFHVGQAKVVFKTNDDHVTVIGAGVTLHEALAAAEQLKKERINIRVIDPFTIKPLDSKTIIDNAKATRGRIITVEDHYYEGGLGEAVCSAVINETGFTVHRLAVSQVPRSGKPQELLRIFGIDRDAITQAVRKVLSSSANAK, from the exons ATGGAAGACTACCATAAACCGGACCAGCAGACGGTGCAGGCGCTCAGGAACATCGCCACCCGGCTCCGGATCAACTCCATTAAGGCGACAACTGCAGCCGGGAGCGG TCATCCCACATCATGTTGCAGCGTGGCAGAGATCATGTCTGTGCTGTTCTTTCATACCATGAAGTACCGACCTGAAGACCCCCGTAACCCCAACAACGACCGCTTCATCCTCTCCAAG GGCCATGCGGCCCCCGTGCTGTACGCCGTGTGGTCGGAGACGGGTTACCTGAAGGAGAATGAGCTCCTCAACCTCCGCAAGGTCGACTCCATTCTGGAGGGACACCCTGTGCCG AAGCAGCAGTTTGTGGATGTGGCCACTGGATCTCTAGGTCAGGGGCTGGGAGCTGCCTGTGGAATGGCCTACACTGGAAAATACTTTGACAAGGCCAg CTATCAGGTGTTCTGCCTGCTGGGTGATGGAGAGCTGTCTGAGGGCTCGGTGTGGGAGGCCATGGCCTTCGCCTCATACTACCAACTAGACAACCTGGTGGCCATTTTGGACATCAACCGCCTGGGTCAGAGCGACCCGGCTCCACTCCAGCACCATGTAGAGAAGTACCAGCGACGCTGTGAGGCCTTTGG CTGGCATGCCATCATTGTGGATGGCCACAGTGTGGAGGAGCTGTGTAAGGTGCTGAGTCAGCCCCGCCACCAGCCACTTGCCATCATCGCTAAGACTATCAAGGGCAAGGGCATCCCAG cGGCTGAGGATAAGATGGGCTGGCACGGGAAACCCCTGCCCAAAGACATGGCCGACAGCGTGATCAAGGAGATGCAGAGCCGCATCATCAGCTGCAACAAGCGCCTGTATCCTGCTCCGCCCACAGAGGATGCATCGCCTGTCAGCCTCCGCAACATCCGCATGCCAAGTGCACCCAGCTACAAAACTGGAGACAAG ATTGCTACGAGGAAGGCGTATGGCATGGCTCTGGCCAAGCTGGGCCGTTACAACGACCAAGTGGTGGCTCTAGATGGGGACACCAAAAACTCCACCTTCTCTGAGCTCTTTAAGAACGAACACCCTAACCGCTACGTGGAGTGCTACATTGCAGAGCAGAACATG GTGAGCGTGGCCATAGGTTGTGCCGTGCGCGACCGTAACGTGGTGTTTGCCAGCACCTTCGCCACGTTCTTCAGCCGGGCCTACGACCAGCTCCGCATGGCCAGCATCTCTGAGAGCAACATCAACCTCTGCGGCTCCCACTGTGGTGTCTCTATTG gCGAGGATGGGCCCTCTCAGATGGGTCTGGAGGATCTGGCCATGTTTAGAGCCATTCCCACGGCAACTGTCTTCTACCCTAGCGACGGTGTCTCCACTGAGAAAGCTGTGGAGCTCGCCGCCAACACAAAG gGTTTATGTTTCATCCGAACAAGCCGCCCAGAGAACAACATCATTTACAGCTGCAATGAGGACTTCCATGTTGGTCAGGCTAAG GTCGTATTTAAAACCAATGACGACCATGTGACTGTGATTGGAGCAGGAGTGACCCTCCACGAGGCTCTGGCTGCTGCTGAACAGCTGAAgaaag aaAGAATTAACATCCGTGTGATTGACCCGTTCACCATCAAACCCCTGGACTCCAAGACCATCATCGACAACGCCAAGGCCACCAGAGGACGCATCATCACAGTAGAGGACCACTACTATGAAG GTGGTCTAGGTGAGGCAGTGTGCTCGGCAGTAATAAACGAGACCGGCTTCACCGTCCACCGGCTGGCAGTTTCCCAGGTGCCACGCAGCGGCAAGCCCCAAGAGCTGCTTCGTATCTTTGGCATCGACCGCGATGCCATCACTCAGGCAGTCCGCAAGGTGCTCAGCAGCTCCGCCAACGCCAAGTAA